The nucleotide window AGCCTCGGGCATCAGATAGTTGCCAGGGTCCCTGCTGGCTGTAGCATCTTATCATGTAAGGCTCGCTCCTGGTCACAGAGCAAGTTACTGACAGCTGGTCCTAGATCTCAAGTTTTCTCTCAAGTTCTCCGGCCTAAGACTCCGTGGAAATTTATGGGAATGAAGTGAAAATGCCGAAAGGCAAGCCTCTTATCTCCTCCATGGCagatgggtggggtggggggtggcagaaagaggccctgcactcaGGCCCAGCCCCGTCCCTTACCAGCGGTGTGTGCACCTGGACTTGCCATCTTTCTGGGCCTCGCTGCGCTAACCTGGCATGTGGCCTTGGTGCTCTGTAGTTGGACAGGACCCAGCCCCATCGGTGTTCCCGGGAaagcctcccctccctcccctgcccaggtcCAGCTGATCTGCCTCTGAGCTTCTGTCCTGTTGCTGTTGCAGAAGCCATGAGCACAGAGGGCCCCAGCCTCACCAGCTCCCCGGCCACCAAGCCCCTCACCTTCCTCTCAGCTCTGGTCACCCCAGGGCCCCGTGCAGAGGCAGCCGACCCCCTCCCCGTGCTCATTGCCCTGGCCTGCATCTTCCTCGTGCTGGCCACCTGTCTGCTGTTTCTGACGCTCTGCAAGCCGGCCGCGCTGGACCCAAGCCGCCGCAGGGCTCGAGAGTGCATGCCCCACCACCCCGGGAGCCCCAGCGAGCCCCAGCTCCGGCTCTGGAAGCGCCTGGGCTCACTGCGCCGCTCCCTGCACAGCTTCCGCCGTGGCAGGCCTGCTGCCCCTCGACGCCCCCTGCCAGAATGCGGTGACAACCGCAGCGACTATGACTGCACGGAATCTACCAAGATGTGACAGGTGTCCACACTCAGATCCACCTgcagatcctcctgcctaggaCGGAGCCTGGCACTGCAGGCAGACGGTGGCCCAACCAACCTGGGCCACACACTCACCCCCAGCGGTTTCCTGGCTGTCTAGGCCGGTGCCCTTTTCCAGAGAGGGCCCCCGGAAGAGTACCTTCCTCTCTGCAGGCCCCCCAGCTGCTGCTTGCTAGAAGACCCCTGGATCAAGGGATGAGCATTCATAGCCATGTGGGCCCTTGGCCTGAGGCTCCGCAGGATACAACCTGGGACTCCCTGGGACCCCTTTCTGGCAACTACCTCCTGGAAGCAGCACCCCTGCTCCCCAACAGaagccccaccctccctccaggTGCCAAAAGTTGCCATGGCCACAGCTTCCCTCCAGCCAAGTGAAACACTCAGCCTGCCCTGGGAGCAGGGTACTGTCCTGCCATCTGTGCTGACTCAGTGCCCAAGGCAAGAGGGAACCCGAGACTTCTCTCCTTGGACTTCCTGGGCCCTGCCAGTGTCTTCCTGGTAATCCATGGGGGCAGCCATCACTCTCCTGGTGGATCAGATGCCTGGGAGCAGCGGGGAGCAAGGGCAAGCAGGAAGCCACCAGATCACACCCTGGCAGCTGTCTTGACGGGGCCCCTTCAAGGCGCCCACGTCAGGGCCCGTCAGGAAGGGGCTGAGGATGGGTTAAGAGGCTGGTTTCAGAGTTCAGGCTGCTGCTGCAACAGAGTGGCAAGAGGCAGAGCACTGCCAGCAGCTGGAGGGGGTGCCGGCTGGGCTCTGCAGTCACCTCACAGTGGCTCCATGCCTCgcccagggaaggaggaagcctCCCCTCGGGTGGAATGGCCGGGACCTCTCGAGGACAGGCGTGGGACCCCAGGCCTGGACCACACTAGGTATGCTATGTGTGTTTTAGTGATTGCTGCACTGACTGGTTAGCTGCCAAAGCAATCCCACCCCAGGAGAGACTTCTCAGAGTCCCCAACCCTCGACCTCTCCTCCAAAGGCCTGGGTTAAACGCTTCGGTTTGGTCCCGAGTTTGGAGAGTGGGCAGAGTGGGGCCTGAGCTGCCTAGCTCCTGTCCTAGAAAGCCAGCTGTCCAGGGCCCAACCACAGAGCTGCCCTGGCCCATAAGGTCACCTTCCTGTGACCTGTGGTGCAGTGAGCCAAGTCGTCTCAATGAATGAGCTCTGGTTTGCTGTTCTCCGGCTCCAAAACCTTCACTGGCTCCCTAAGGCTAGCTGGATACAGCTAAGGTTTCTTAGCCCAGAGTGCAGTGCCCTCTGGGAGCTGGCTCCAACTTACCTTTCTCGTCTCCTTTTGATCCAAGACTGCAGGCAAACCAAACTACCTGTCCCCCCTGACTGTCGCCTACGCCTCAGATAGCACCCACTCCGGGAAGCTCTCTTTGCCCTCCAGCTGAACCACCCTTGGTCTCCCCCAGCAAGCCTGGGAGCTTGCAGAGAGCCAGACCTTGCCCAGAGCCTCGCTTTGACTCCTCGGCTCTGGGCACAGAAGTATGGAGCCTCTGTTTGCTGAGTGAGGGGTGGCCCAGCCTGGGTGTCCCTGCCCCGCAAAGCCGGAGTCCTAGTGGAAGCCTGCACGACACAGAACCCTCTTCTGCCCTCGGATGCCCCTAGAAACAAGATTTCTATCCGAGCAGGCCCTGCTGGAGAGGCCCACTACGCTGGCCCTCCAGGCGGATCGGACCAAAAAGCAAGTCTAGTTGTGCAAGCAACTTACTCATGGGGCCTTGGAGAAGCCACCCTGAGACCATGAATTTCTCCCTGGGAAATGGCGAGAATCAGGATCAGGGCTGCCCTACATTACTCAGACTCCAGGATTTCAGCCCAAGTCGTGTTGTGTAAATAGAAACCAATTCTTTGGGGTTTAGAAAGTGGGGCAGGCCTCCTCCCAAAAGGTCTtgttcctcctccctttctgctTGTTAACCTCTTCCTGGTTTGCTTCCCCAAGGCCTCCCTGAAACATCCCTGGCTGAATTCAGTCTGCAGTCACCCGCTCCTGGCCAGGGCTGCCTGCCACCAGGGTCTTCGCAgttgggggcagcagggagggctgccctgaggcctggaggaggaggaaaagctgGGACGGGGAGGGGAGCTCTCAGAGGTCTGGCGGTCTCCCCAGCTTGGGTAGACCACTGGTCCTGGGACACGTCAGTAAGCCGGGGTGGGCCCAGCTATGTGGGGTGGGGGTTCTCCAAGTCCTCAtgagctgaggcccagaggagagaacactcctcctttctccttctagAACCAGCCACCACACTCTTGCAAATCCCTGGGCTTGCTGGGCTCTCCGTGCTCCTGGGAGTCAGCGCCTGCTCCCAGgccctttcctgcctcctcctggtCCTGATGCAGCAGGTGGGCACGCTCCCGGCCTCCCacactcctgcccctcccaagCCTGGGAGCACGGCCCAGCCGGCAGGCCCAGATCTGCTGTGTTTGGCTCAGCCTCCGAGTCGAGTCGGAAACCCCGAGGCTGGCAGCGAGGAATCCATtcctggcctccctccccacccagcaactgaggcctcctgggcaggggcgggggagggcagcGGGCTTCACTGTCAGggtcctcccctctctccctctgagCCTTGGGGCTGTTGCCCCTGCTGCCTGGGCAAAGGAGCCCTTTCTTCTAGTGCCTGTTTACTTCCCGAGAGGGAGCCTCAGCCAAGGGCCCTGTGAAAGCGGCTCTGTTCTGGGCCTCGCTGGGCCCTGGCTCTCTTTCCCCAGCTCCTTTCCGGGAAAATGTGacatctccctctcctccctgctctgaaAGGCCCTCCGGGTGGGGTAGGCGGTGCGGAgcgggctgtggggagggaggcccaggcctTCCTTCTGCTTGTCGAGGAGCCAGGGCCCTGGCCTCAGCTACACAACCTGGGGCCCACTCTCCCCAGGAGTGGGGAGTGGGCCTGGGTCCCCCTTTTCCCACAGCACCACCTACTTTCAGAGCAGCAGGTACCCCTGGACCCTCACCTGTTTCTGTCCCTCCCCACCGTGATGCCCCTGAGCAGGTGCCCTCAGAGCTGAGtgtggccctgcctgtccccagcctgccATGTGCCCCGGGGGGCCATGGGCCACCTGCCTGCACGATGCTGTGGCCCTCAGGGATGTTCTCGGGGACGCTGGCCTCATAGCTGCTCTGCAGAAAGATGGGCCGGTTGTCATTCACGTCCAGGACGGTGACAAAGACGGTGGCTGTGCCCGTGCGCCGCTTCCCCACGGGGCCGTTGTCTGAGGGGGGTGGAGGAGGACAGGAGTTAGCGGCCGCCCTGGGGCAAGCTTCCTGGGCCTGTGCACACTCCCGGGCACCAGCCAGAGATGCGCCCTGTCCCATCCCACCCACGCTGGCCTCTTCCTTTCTAGGCAGGACTGATCCTTAGAGAAGGCCACGTGCCAGGCAGTGCTCTAACCCCTTCAGTCCTCACAGTGACCCTGTGATGTAGGCACCATCATATTGTCCCCACTTCACAGAGGAGGCCACTGAGGCACTCAAGTGGATTGAATGGTGGCTCCCATGTCAAATCCCTGGGAACCtgtgaatattaatttatttggaACAGGCACCTTTGAAGATGTAATTGtattaaggatcttgaaatgagATTACTCTGGATTATCGGGGTGGGCCacaaatccaatgacaagtgtccttagtGGAGAAAGGCAGAGTGAGATCTGAGAgaggagacggaggcagagaccGGGCTGACAGATGCAGCCACAGCCAGGGACCCCTCGAGACGCCAGGAACTGGGAGAGTCAAGAAggattctcccccagagcctttggaggaagggcagccctgccaacaccttgactttgaacttctggcctccagaatcaCGAGagaataaattgctgttgttttaagccaccgagTTTGTGGTAATTCGTTACAACAAACCTAGAAACGGATACAGGCAGTAAGAACAAAAcgtcaggctgggcgtggtggctcacacctgtaatcctagcactctgggaggccgaggcgggtggatcgctcgaggtcaggagttcgagaccagcctgagcaagagcgagaccccatctctactaaaaacagaaagaaattatctggccaactaaaatatatatacagaaacaattagccgggcatggtggtgcatgcctgtagtcccagctactggggaggctgaggcagtaggatcgcttaagcccaggagtttgaggttgctgtgagctaggctgatgccacggcactctagcccgggcaacacagcgagactctgtctcaaaaaaaagaaaaaaaaagagcaaaacgTCAAATGGTGTCAGGGCCAGGCGGGTAAGGTGCCCACCTGGGTGTGCCCACCTCAAGGGGCAGCTGTCCTCTGCTCCAGTCCACAGTTGACTGGCAGACTGTGGGCCCAGGGACACCAGATCTTCTGATTTCTCAAGAGAAACCAAACatctgaagtttttaaaataaagtcttctggtttttaaatgtttacaactAATTGTCATTGCTTATAAAATACTGAGTGGGTCAAACAACCATGCTGCAGGAGAGACTGGCCCGGGGGCCTCTGCATTCAGGGACAGGGGCCCTGCTTGGCCTCTGAGCCTGAGGTATCCAGGGACTCTGCCCCTCCAGTTCCGTGCAggtccctcccagggctggggaggtggtggggacagGAGCCTTGGCTCAGCCCCAGGGGCAGCTCTTGGGCTGTCCTCCCTGGTGGGAGGAGCTGGTGCTCAGTGCTGCGTGTCCAGGCAAGAACAGTCACCCAGGGAGGAGCACAGGCAGCTGGAGTTGGCTGGGGACCAGGGGTGACTCCATCTGTCTTCCCTGGGCCAGCTGACCACATGTTGGATGGAGTGCTGTCACCTACCCAGGGGACGTCCTGTTGCCCTCCTAAACACTCTCCAGACCAGCCTCCCACCACCCTGAGGGTCCTGCTCACTTGCTCTGGCTGGGTCAGCGTGAGCAGGGAGGCCCCCCTCCTGCCAGCCAATGCCTGAGGCACAGGGTAGACTCAGGGGGGTGACAGGTCTCCAGAGGGTGGGGTGGCCGCCCCAGGACGGGAGGagagcagggcagagggcagaggcacCTCGGGCATGAGTGGGCTGGGAGGGTCTGCTGGCTGGGAAGAGTGAGGCACAGAATGCTCGGCCCCTTCTCACCCAGAGCTCACTGCAAACGTGAAATCGGTGctctggggagggctgggcacCTGGGGGACCCGGCTTCATCATGCCCTTCTCCAGAGCCCTCAGGAGCTCCCTGCTGCCCAAAGACCAAAGGCCAAACTTCTAGAATCTACCTCAACGTTTAGGCCTCCGTGAGTATAGGCCATACCGTGGGCCAGCtgccacgcacacacacacacacacacacacacacacacacacatacacacgcacgcacacacacacacacacacacacacacacgcatgcacgcacacacacacacacacacgcacacgcacgcacacacacacacacacacacacacacgcatgcacgcacacgcTTCTATCCCACCTCCAGGCCCTTGCATGAGCTGGTGCCTCTACCTGAAACGCCCTCCCTGTTTCTCTAGTACTGAAACCTCACGTGGCCTTCAAGGCCGTGCCTGGCAGCCCTTGTTTCTGCCCATCAGCATTACCTACTCTCTCCCGGAACATCATGCCCTGAACGTCCTGGAGGACCCTCCTTTCCCGACTCTGAGGCCTGGGATTCTGGGCAGGTGGGACTGCCTGCGGCTCCAGGGATGGGCACGTGACTTAGGCATCTCACTTCCGTGGCCACAGTGAGGGGTTCAGGGATAGGCACTGGGCCAGGACAGAACCAATCAGAGCTAATCTGAGGGCTTCTACGGGGGAGACTGGGAAAGAGACTATCTTCCCTGCTGCTGCGCCTGGACCTGAGAGGATGCAAAGGCGGAGGCAGAGCCAGCCAATGCAGAGAATGAGGCCCGATCGCATCACCTGGGCCCTGAGTCCAGCCATACCTGAAACTAGATCTCCCAGGGCACTGGTTTTGTGAGCCCATATTGCTGAagtcagtttattttatttttaaatttgaaaccaAGAGTCCTGATGACTCAACGGCACTCCCAGATGCCACTTCCTCTAGGAAGTCTTCCTTGACCTCTCCCCCCTCCATGCTTCCACCACTCTTTCTGCCCAATACTCTGTCATCCTTCTCCCTTTCTACTTTGTGTTGCCTGGTTTTGGAGTGAGTTGTCTGCACGTGGGTCCCCCGCCGTGTAGTCCCTGCCTTACTATCCCAGCATCTCCCATGTAGCACCGAGCAGCGAGCCTCATGCCCAGCAAGCGCTCAGTGGTATTTGGTAAGTGTCTGGTGGCCCCTTCTCCACTGGTGTCGGGGCAGAGTTCAGCTTTTGGCTCAAGGCCTGGTTCCCGGAAGGGCACCCCGTGTGACCTCCGCCCAGAATCACCGTGTCGGTGgtgtgcagggcaggctggcacGTACCGATGGCCTCGAGAATGAGCGTGTACGTGGCTGTGGTCTCCCGGTCCAGGCTCACCACCGTTCTCACGACGGCGTCGCGGTAGCCCACGCTGAACTTCCCATCCACGTTTCCACCTGTGGGCCAAAGAGA belongs to Lemur catta isolate mLemCat1 chromosome 14, mLemCat1.pri, whole genome shotgun sequence and includes:
- the C14H10orf105 gene encoding uncharacterized protein C10orf105 homolog yields the protein MSTEGPSLTSSPATKPLTFLSALVTPGPRAEAADPLPVLIALACIFLVLATCLLFLTLCKPAALDPSRRRARECMPHHPGSPSEPQLRLWKRLGSLRRSLHSFRRGRPAAPRRPLPECGDNRSDYDCTESTKM